A genomic segment from Daphnia carinata strain CSIRO-1 chromosome 1, CSIRO_AGI_Dcar_HiC_V3, whole genome shotgun sequence encodes:
- the LOC130691746 gene encoding TBC1 domain family member 31-like, whose translation MACFTNPAISRESLKTILGNFEVIPEHHRLKLWMTAILQLPNNKTQYLKLRKAGQKLDSSVKLLEDDKTGQEPKVCNKVLKSLFAHCSSLRQFNHFNLADFVEPFSSLLVTHELIYFEVMLSILVNWCQHWFDHIPLPPYTLLSMLDIIFLKNHPELYKHLANLGIRAIDYAWRWLTTSFKTIVDPQEWLILWDHILVNEPDFMYYIPLAACKLQSRYLMELSTHSEIMELLHSTIPLDANSLLKEAYQICEATPVELQLNQMHRFHPLIPGYYPTLTPTDLITFHSTENGDLSNLYQFLEKAQETAVEVENVIKEGMALRRYIMNQQEKLFIPP comes from the exons ATGGCATGTTTTACCAATCCAGCAATTTCAAGAGAGTctttaaaaactattttagGTAATTTTGAGGTCATTCCAGAACACCATAGACTAAAATTATGGATGACTGCCATACTCCAATTACCGAACAACAAGACCCAGTATTTGAAGTTAAGAAAAGCAGGACAGAAATTGGATTCCAGTGTTAAATTACTAGAAGATGACAAAACTGGACAAGAACCAAAAGTTTGCAATAAAGTACTTAAAAGCTTGTTTGCCCATTGTTCATCACTTAGGCAGTTCAATCACTTTAACTTGGCCGATTTTGTGGAACCTTTTTCTAGTCTTTTAGTAACTCATGAATTAATATATTTTGAGGTGATGCTATCTATCCTTG TGAATTGGTGTCAACATTGGTTTGATCATATCCCTTTACCACCTTACACACTCTTATCAATGCTGGATATTATATTCCTAAAAAATCATCCTGAACTTTATAAACATCTTGCAAATCTAGGGATCAGAGCTATTGATTATGCTTG GAGATGGCTGACTACTTCCTTTAAAACT ATAGTTGATCCTCAAGAATGGTTAATACTTTGGGACCATATATTGGTAAATGAACCTGATTTTATGTATTATATTCCATTGGCTGCTTGCAAACTCCAAAGTCGGTATTTAATGGAGCTATCAACCCATAGTGAAATAATG GAATTGCTTCACAGCACAATACCTCTTGATGCAAATTCTTTATTGAAAGAAGCCTACCAAATATGTGAAGCAACACCTGTGGAATTACAGCTCAATCAAATGCATCGTTTTCACCCATTGATTCCTGGTTATTATCCAACATTGACTCCCACTGATTTGATCACCTTTCATTCTACAGAAAATGGTGACCTGAGCAATCTTTATCAATTTCTTG AGAAAGCTCAAGAAACTGCAGTTGAGGTGGAAAACGTCATCAAGGAGGGTATGGCATTACGAAGATATATAATGAATCAACAAGAAAAGCTGTTTATTCCACCGTAA
- the LOC130691701 gene encoding polycomb protein Asx-like, with translation MSESFSIDVNVAGSVSPEPRMLKRPTLQLALKQQAKRRRRNTSIATQGNLNGMPPIPRVIVKVLPPLPLNEPTKVNEISESEAEEVQVVSQRNATSLPTQTTMREVLASIPGFKTTKRTTRNLSAAAQIQRAQEGCVDLQNPSSILAKANLRGILNKHTFGTLPPLYQHKLIQLLPEVDRCSDGSSKLSSTALSNEFFGRACQKWRDRLASGEFTPEFQQKIRAEAERDKGKLDPWKVKHFEPFWGSRGESSSSEPPVAVAPTSKSCSSVASKKKTIVSEVAEDDTPPKKRIIGRKIGRRKMKRKKSIRKIVTHLDSEDKNQVTSEDTPLIYEEVITKEAASVEPAETQPVEMPEESGIIQLSISIDETVNSPAIEFMDTLNVEKETPSTSHPTQQCDSDQHSLACQGTSGNGSMEMVDRLDDPLFIESPQREINLENDKLVDTLQESTQSPSEKSETQTEGNVNTVVQETSTGLTASEEDDAFYLNNSHPPSSIKDSLPPSDCDEEKISKDKSANDCQMRIDDGRALSEMKDFLNSSVGHFVQEDSSPEDFFQSHQVTEALELLRDIHDREDSAPVAIEPQTITPTTAENVSTDQRDEVDLPENSKSSQHQVQMVEPPAKQDSTAELDSSITSVPKQHELQLVASAEKFVETKTDDTCHKNDHVVSNVSTHVSAQSEAPAVALPHVSNAEASTVIPEKQSATKIETPIQQPTTVTLTLPFPVTLPLNLPLTLPISLPPGTTLVVSDPSSLVGLRTSNTCTTAEVSKTVSSVTSLTPIAPNKPRIASTSSSPSRILPRSTQPTTNPVAVAGTSSSTTSGLIAPRNGSGKQSQPSRAPPGTVNLERSYRICQAVIENSPNCEQLKAQLRPPSAFSSSVVVLPSGSPVTGNVAASSANRSNNGKNGAKNNLATKPCKGNATGKIANQQGVGDVKVVPQSLGATSPSGVILVHPGTANMGVVDQQAVVTSKVVAPSPVQLPRQQVVCITPNASEAVNHLSSKTPSANLASNRTIGVTPQQLRPASTPPQPKPSVFPNVPQQAQQSTTTAQCYQQQQPSTITVGQQVTYLPFNNWSQQRPPQQQDRNTPKAIAPATVRPGTHTQQVYNNLQQTSSNSFIQEQTVQQQTPVAPRTQQPVNTRQPSTVTIQTQQYASSSNVQVNLQPMAMQQLQKPPNQQQQGIRQSWSGPSVQQQKQININTSSVVPPRNPVATPQTPPFVQNDVQLVSMGMSMRAQVPGNGSSITPQLPINADPAITGNTNDSSNEEAIEKAPQTTDCDCQLKAMVMCQRCGAFCHDDCIGPTQLCFTCIIP, from the coding sequence atgtccgAAAGTTTTTCAATCGACGTCAATGTGGCGGGTTCTGTAAGCCCTGAACCTCGAATGTTGAAGCGGCCCACATTGCAGTTAGCCTTGAAACAGCAGGccaaacgaagaagaagaaataccAGCATAGCTACACAAGGAAATTTGAATGGAATGCCACCCATCCCCCGAGTAATTGTAAAAGTGTTACCCCCATTGCCTTTAAATGAACCAACCAAAGTGAATGAAATCAGTGAATCGGAAGCAGAAGAAGTTCAAGTTGTATCTCAGAGAAATGCTACAAGTCTACCAACACAAACAACTATGAGAGAAGTGCTTGCATCCATTCCTGgatttaaaacaacaaaaagaactaCAAGAAACTTGTCTGCTGCAGCACAAATACAGAGAGCTCAAGAGGGTTGTGTTGATCTTCAAAACCCGTCTTCTATTCTTGCTAAGGCGAACCTCCGTGGAATCCTTAACAAACATACATTTGGAACCTTACCCCCATTGTATCAGCATAAACTCATACAGTTGTTACCGGAGGTTGATAGATGTTCAGATGGCAGTTCAAAATTAAGCAGCACTGCCCTTAGCAACGAATTTTTCGGTCGTGCTTGCCAAAAGTGGAGAGATCGCCTTGCTTCAGGTGAATTTACTCCAGAATTCCAACAGAAAATTAGAGCTGAAGCCGAACGAGACAAAGGCAAGTTAGATCCTTGGAAAGTCAAACATTTTGAACCTTTTTGGGGATCTAGAGGggaatcttcttcttcagaaCCTCCTGTTGCAGTTGCTCCAACTAGCAAATCTTGTTCTAGTGTAgcatccaaaaagaaaactattgtTTCCGAGGTAGCAGAGGATGATACTCCACCTAAGAAGCGTATAATCGGCCGCAAAATCggaagaaggaaaatgaaaaggaaaaaatctaTTAGAAAAATTGTTACCCACTTGGATAGTGAAGACAAAAACCAGGTTACCTCAGAAGATACTCCTTTGATATACGAAGAAGTTATTACCAAAGAAGCGGCATCTGTCGAACCCGCTGAAACACAGCCAGTAGAAATGCCCGAAGAGAGTGGTATTATTCAACTCTCTATAAGCATTGATGAAACTGTAAACAGTCCCGCGATCGAATTTATGGACACAttaaatgtggaaaaagaaacgccgTCCACTTCGCACCCAACGCAACAATGCGATTCAGACCAACATTCCCTAGCTTGTCAAGGGACATCTGGTAATGGCTCTATGGAAATGGTGGATCGTCTAGACGATCCTTTGTTCATTGAATCGCCACAAAGGGAAATTAATCTAGAAAACGATAAATTAGTCGACACGCTACAAGAAAGCACCCAAAGTCCGTCAGAGAAATCGGAAACCCAAACTGAGGGAAATGTAAACACTGTTGTCCAGGAAACCTCCACTGGCCTGACTGCATCTGAGGAAGACGATGCCTTTTATCTCAATAATTCTCATCCTCCTTCTTCTATTAAGGATTCTCTGCCTCCGTCAGACtgtgacgaagaaaaaatatcgAAGGATAAAAGTGCGAATGATTGCCAGATGCGAATTGATGATGGACGTGCATTAAGCGAAATGAAAGATTTTCTTAATAGTAGTGTCGGGCATTTTGTGCAAGAGGACTCGTCACCAGAGGATTTTTTCCAGAGTCATCAAGTGACGGAAGCCCTCGAATTATTAAGAGACATTCATGACAGAGAAGACTCAGCTCCAGTGGCAATAGAACCGCAAACTATTACGCCAACTACGGCTGAAAATGTGTCGACTGACCAACGAGATGAAGTAGATTTACCTGAAAATAGCAAATCTTCCCAACATCAAGTGCAGATGGTGGAACCACCTGCTAAACAGGATTCAACGGCAGAACTTGATTCTTCCATTACCTCTGTCCCGAAGCAGCATGAATTACAGCTGGTTGCCTCAGCAGAGAAGTTCGTGGAAACCAAGACAGATGATACTTGCCATAAAAACGATCATGTTGTATCAAATGTGTCGACACATGTTTCCGCCCAATCGGAAGCTCCAGCTGTAGCACTTCCACACGTGAGCAATGCTGAAGCGTCTACTGTCATACCCGAGAAACAGAGTGCCACAAAAATTGAGACACCTATTCAACAACCAACCACTGTGACTCTAACTCTGCCATTTCCAGTGACACTGCCTCTGAATTTGCCTCTTACTTTGCCCATTTCTCTTCCACCCGGTACTACGCTGGTCGTTTCGGATCCCTCCTCCTTAGTGGGACTACGCACAAGTAATACCTGCACAACTGCAGAAGTCAGTAAAACAGTTTCATCCGTGACATCTTTGACACCAATTGCACCCAACAAACCGCGGATAGCTTCTACATCGTCCTCTCCATCTCGAATACTTCCGCGAAGTACTCAACCGACTACTAACCCAGTCGCAGTTGCTGGAACTTCATCCTCGACGACCAGTGGTTTAATTGCCCCTCGTAACGGATCTGGCAAGCAAAGCCAACCCTCTAGAGCTCCCCCTGGAACGGTTAATCTCGAACGATCGTATCGTATTTGCCAGGCAGTTATTGAAAACAGCCCAAATTGTGAGCAACTCAAGGCACAGCTGCGCCCACCTTCCGCTTTCTCCAGCAGCGTTGTGGTCTTACCTTCGGGCTCCCCAGTCACGGGCAACGTTGCTGCGTCGAGCGCCAACCGATCAAACAACGGCAAAAATGGGGCTAAAAATAATTTGGCAACAAAACCATGCAAAGGAAACGCAACTGGGAAGATAGCAAATCAGCAAGGTGTTGGAGATGTCAAAGTTGTTCCACAATCTTTAGGCGCTACGTCTCCGTCCGGTGTTATTCTTGTGCATCCGGGAACCGCCAATATGGGGGTTGTTGATCAACAAGCGGTCGTCACCAGCAAAGTGGTTGCTCCTTCCCCCGTTCAACTTCCGAGGCAGCAAGTTGTTTGCATCACACCAAATGCTTCAGAGGCAGTTAATCATCTATCGTCTAAAACACCCTCGGCAAACCTTGCCAGTAACCGGACAATAGGAGTCACTCCGCAGCAGCTGAGACCCGCATCCACTCCTCCACAGCCAAAACCATCAGTGTTCCCTAATGTCCCCCAACAGGCTCAACAATCAACGACAACAGCTCAATGttaccaacaacaacaacccagTACTATTACTGTCGGTCAACAAGTTACCTACCTCCCATTCAATAATTGGTCGCAACAACGACCGCCGCAACAGCAAGACAGAAACACTCCCAAGGCAATAGCCCCAGCTACCGTCCGACCGGGAACACATACCCAGCAAGTTTACAACAATCTTCAGCAAACGAGCAgtaattcttttattcaagAACAAACTGTCCAACAGCAAACTCCAGTGGCTCCAAGAACTCAGCAACCAGTTAATACCAGACAACCTTCAACTGTCACAATTCAGACACAGCAATATGCTTCTTCTTCGAACGTCCAAGTCAACTTACAGCCGATGGCAATGCAACAATTACAAAAGCCGCCgaatcaacaacagcaagggATACGCCAGTCGTGGTCAGGTCCTTCGGTGCAACAACAAAAGCAGATAAACATCAATACATCATCTGTTGTTCCGCCGCGGAATCCGGTGGCTACGCCGCAGACACCTCCCTTTGTACAAAATGACGTCCAACTCGTGAGCATGGGCATGTCGATGAGAGCCCAGGTTCCCGGCAACGGTAGCAGCATTACTCCACAATTGCCTATCAACGCAGATCCTGCTATTACCGGAAATACCAACGACAGTTCGAACGAGGAAGCGATTGAAAAAGCCCCACAAACAACCGACTGCGATTGCCAACTTAAAGCAATGGTTATGTGCCAGCGATGTGGAGCATTTTGTCACGATGACTGCATTGGCCCAACTCAGCTCTGCTTTACCTGTATTATTCCATGA